In Rhododendron vialii isolate Sample 1 chromosome 9a, ASM3025357v1, the following are encoded in one genomic region:
- the LOC131300343 gene encoding probable indole-3-pyruvate monooxygenase YUCCA3 isoform X2: MMHYSTDHHPIPTMIENLDHENFFPGRCILINGPVIVGAGPSGLAVGAGLKQQGVPFVILERDNCIASLWQNHTYDRLKLHLPKQFCQLPYFPFPDNFPEYPTKYQFLDYLESYARNFDINPQFNENVLSATYDETCGLWRVKTIGNTDNGFSRGEVEYICRWLVVATGENAEKVVPEFEGLEEFGGQVMHVCDYKSGETYRGKRVLVVGCGNSGMEVSLDLCHHNAIPSMVVRSSVHVLPREILGKSTFDIAVSMMKFFPLWVVDKILLAVARVVLGNIEKYGLKRPSKGPLQLKNTEGKTPVLDIGALQKIRSGEIKVVPGIKRFSPGRVELVNGENLEINSVILATGYCSNVPSWLKENEFFCRNGIPKSSFPNGWKGKAGLYAVGFTRRGLSGASLDAIKIANDIGRIWKEETKHKQHSVTVGGCQRRCKSHC, translated from the exons ATGATGCATTACTCGACTGATCATCATCCCATACCAACCATGATTGAAAATCTCGATCACGAAAACTTCTTCCCTGGGCGGTGTATATTGATAAATGGACCGGTCATTGTGGGGGCCGGTCCATCGGGACTAGCAGTTGGTGCTGGCCTAAAACAACAAGGAGTCCCCTTTGTCATCCTTGAAAGGGACAATTGCATTGCCTCACTTTGGCAAAACCACACTTATGATCGCCTCAAGCTTCACCTCCCTAAGCAATTTTGTCAGCTACCCTACTTCCCGTTCCCCGACAACTTCCCCGAATACCCCACCAAGTACCAGTTCCTCGACTACCTCGAATCCTACGCAAGGAATTTCGACATTAATCCACAATTCAATGAAAACGTGCTGTCAGCCACATACGATGAAACCTGCGGCTTGTGGAGAGTCAAGACCATTGGAAACACCGATAATGGTTTTTCAAGGGGGGAGGTTGAGTACATATGCCGGTGGCTAGTAGTGGCCACCGGTGAGAATGCAGAGAAGGTTGTGCCGGAATTTGAAGGCTTGGAGGAGTTTGGAGGCCAAGTCATGCACGTTTGTGACTACAAGTCTGGCGAAACTTACAGAGGCAAACGCGTGTTGGTGGTTGGTTGCGGGAACTCAGGCATGGAGGTTTCACTTGATCTTTGCCACCACAATGCGATTCCATCGATGGTGGTCCGGAGTTCG GTTCATGTCCTGCCCAGAGAAATCCTCGGAAAATCGACGTTTGACATAGCAGTTTCGATGATGAAATTCTTTCCACTCTGGGTAGTCGATAAAATATTGCTAGCAGTAGCAAGGGTAGTTCTTGGAAACATAGAGAAGTATGGTCTAAAAAGGCCATCTAAAGGCCCTTTACAGCTCAAGAACACTGAGGGAAAGACCCCAGTGCTGGACATTGGTGCTTTGCAGAAGATCAGATCTGGTGAGATCAAAGTGGTCCCTGGAATCAAGAGGTTTTCGCCCGGCAGAGTCGAGCTTGTTAACGGAGAAAATCTTGAGATCAATTCGGTCATTTTGGCAACTGGGTATTGCAGCAATGTTCCTTCTTGGTTAAAG gaaaatGAATTCTTTTGCAGAAATGGGATCCCTAAATCTTCATTTCCAAATGGATGGAAAGGCAAAGCTGGGCTATATGCAGTTGGTTTCACAAGGAGAGGTCTCTCTGGTGCCTCTTTAGATGCCATTAAAATAGCAAATGACATTGGAAGGATTTGGAAAGAAGAAACTAAGCACAAGCAGCATTCTGTCACTGTTGGTGGTTGCCAACGGAGATGCAAATCACATTGCTAA
- the LOC131300343 gene encoding probable indole-3-pyruvate monooxygenase YUCCA3 isoform X1 encodes MMHYSTDHHPIPTMIENLDHENFFPGRCILINGPVIVGAGPSGLAVGAGLKQQGVPFVILERDNCIASLWQNHTYDRLKLHLPKQFCQLPYFPFPDNFPEYPTKYQFLDYLESYARNFDINPQFNENVLSATYDETCGLWRVKTIGNTDNGFSRGEVEYICRWLVVATGENAEKVVPEFEGLEEFGGQVMHVCDYKSGETYRGKRVLVVGCGNSGMEVSLDLCHHNAIPSMVVRSSQVHVLPREILGKSTFDIAVSMMKFFPLWVVDKILLAVARVVLGNIEKYGLKRPSKGPLQLKNTEGKTPVLDIGALQKIRSGEIKVVPGIKRFSPGRVELVNGENLEINSVILATGYCSNVPSWLKENEFFCRNGIPKSSFPNGWKGKAGLYAVGFTRRGLSGASLDAIKIANDIGRIWKEETKHKQHSVTVGGCQRRCKSHC; translated from the exons ATGATGCATTACTCGACTGATCATCATCCCATACCAACCATGATTGAAAATCTCGATCACGAAAACTTCTTCCCTGGGCGGTGTATATTGATAAATGGACCGGTCATTGTGGGGGCCGGTCCATCGGGACTAGCAGTTGGTGCTGGCCTAAAACAACAAGGAGTCCCCTTTGTCATCCTTGAAAGGGACAATTGCATTGCCTCACTTTGGCAAAACCACACTTATGATCGCCTCAAGCTTCACCTCCCTAAGCAATTTTGTCAGCTACCCTACTTCCCGTTCCCCGACAACTTCCCCGAATACCCCACCAAGTACCAGTTCCTCGACTACCTCGAATCCTACGCAAGGAATTTCGACATTAATCCACAATTCAATGAAAACGTGCTGTCAGCCACATACGATGAAACCTGCGGCTTGTGGAGAGTCAAGACCATTGGAAACACCGATAATGGTTTTTCAAGGGGGGAGGTTGAGTACATATGCCGGTGGCTAGTAGTGGCCACCGGTGAGAATGCAGAGAAGGTTGTGCCGGAATTTGAAGGCTTGGAGGAGTTTGGAGGCCAAGTCATGCACGTTTGTGACTACAAGTCTGGCGAAACTTACAGAGGCAAACGCGTGTTGGTGGTTGGTTGCGGGAACTCAGGCATGGAGGTTTCACTTGATCTTTGCCACCACAATGCGATTCCATCGATGGTGGTCCGGAGTTCG CAGGTTCATGTCCTGCCCAGAGAAATCCTCGGAAAATCGACGTTTGACATAGCAGTTTCGATGATGAAATTCTTTCCACTCTGGGTAGTCGATAAAATATTGCTAGCAGTAGCAAGGGTAGTTCTTGGAAACATAGAGAAGTATGGTCTAAAAAGGCCATCTAAAGGCCCTTTACAGCTCAAGAACACTGAGGGAAAGACCCCAGTGCTGGACATTGGTGCTTTGCAGAAGATCAGATCTGGTGAGATCAAAGTGGTCCCTGGAATCAAGAGGTTTTCGCCCGGCAGAGTCGAGCTTGTTAACGGAGAAAATCTTGAGATCAATTCGGTCATTTTGGCAACTGGGTATTGCAGCAATGTTCCTTCTTGGTTAAAG gaaaatGAATTCTTTTGCAGAAATGGGATCCCTAAATCTTCATTTCCAAATGGATGGAAAGGCAAAGCTGGGCTATATGCAGTTGGTTTCACAAGGAGAGGTCTCTCTGGTGCCTCTTTAGATGCCATTAAAATAGCAAATGACATTGGAAGGATTTGGAAAGAAGAAACTAAGCACAAGCAGCATTCTGTCACTGTTGGTGGTTGCCAACGGAGATGCAAATCACATTGCTAA